One part of the Truepera radiovictrix DSM 17093 genome encodes these proteins:
- a CDS encoding antibiotic biosynthesis monooxygenase family protein, with protein sequence MISVANRIFVHPDYAEAFEERFRNRAGQVDTMPGFLSNQLLRPTREGEPYVVLTFWESLDAFEAWTTSAAFREGHAKSGSLPKEAFTGRNVLEIHQVIQDSRDPALKPDAPLKLGGAPH encoded by the coding sequence ATGATCAGCGTGGCCAACCGCATCTTCGTTCACCCGGACTATGCGGAGGCGTTCGAGGAGCGCTTTCGCAACCGCGCGGGGCAGGTCGACACCATGCCCGGTTTTCTCTCCAACCAGCTCTTGCGCCCGACCCGCGAGGGCGAGCCCTACGTGGTGCTGACCTTTTGGGAGAGCCTCGACGCCTTCGAGGCTTGGACCACGTCCGCGGCCTTTCGCGAGGGGCACGCGAAGAGCGGCAGCCTCCCCAAAGAGGCGTTTACGGGGCGCAACGTGCTCGAGATCCACCAGGTCATCCAGGATTCGCGCGACCCGGCGCTAAAGCCAGACGCGCCCCTCAAGCTGGGCGGCGCCCCTCACTGA
- a CDS encoding endonuclease III domain-containing protein has protein sequence MAEAPPHEPDPDAPHEAEALREKALWTLRRLTERYGQRELAPRREPMHELVSTILSQRTTWQNEERAYRRMWERFGSWVGVRDAPVAELAEAIAPSNYPEVKAPNIQKTVARVLERSPEADLSFLRDLPLDEALAWLTSLPGVGLKTASLVLLFCFARPVLPVDTHVYRVSQRVGLLSARVKTPTAAHAPLLALLPPEPAVLYNFHMALLVHGQRLCVWRAPRCSRCPLTARCRWFRAQVG, from the coding sequence ATGGCTGAAGCGCCCCCGCATGAACCCGACCCCGACGCGCCGCACGAGGCCGAAGCGCTCCGCGAAAAAGCGCTCTGGACGCTGCGGCGCCTTACCGAGCGCTACGGCCAGCGGGAGCTCGCGCCGCGCCGCGAACCGATGCACGAACTCGTCTCGACGATCCTCTCGCAGCGCACCACCTGGCAGAACGAGGAGCGCGCCTACCGGCGCATGTGGGAGCGCTTCGGGTCGTGGGTCGGGGTGCGCGACGCGCCGGTCGCCGAGCTCGCCGAGGCCATCGCCCCCTCCAACTACCCCGAGGTCAAAGCGCCCAACATCCAAAAGACCGTCGCCCGCGTGCTCGAGCGGAGCCCCGAGGCCGACCTCAGCTTCCTGCGCGACCTGCCCCTCGACGAGGCGCTCGCGTGGCTCACCAGCCTCCCCGGCGTCGGCCTCAAAACGGCCTCGCTCGTGCTGCTCTTCTGTTTCGCTCGGCCCGTCTTGCCCGTCGACACGCACGTCTACCGCGTCAGCCAGCGCGTGGGGCTGCTGAGCGCGCGCGTCAAAACGCCGACCGCCGCGCACGCCCCGCTGCTCGCGCTGCTGCCGCCCGAACCCGCAGTGCTCTACAACTTCCACATGGCGCTCCTCGTGCACGGGCAGCGCCTCTGCGTGTGGCGCGCGCCGCGTTGCTCTCGCTGCCCCTTGACGGCGCGCTGCCGCTGGTTTCGCGCCCAGGTCGGTTAG
- a CDS encoding FAD-dependent oxidoreductase, with protein sequence MNIGTAERPLRVAIIGAGPSGFFAAEALLKGPLEVAIDLFDRLPTPFGLVRYGVAPDHQKIKSVTRLYQKTLDDPRVRFFGHVTFGKDVLKEELRRFYDALIYTVGAPSDRPLGIPGESLRGSLSATEFVAWYNGHPDFADLDPDVSVGSVAVIGMGNVAVDVTRILAKTADELRHTDIADHAIETLQRSAVRDIYMLGRRGPAQGKFTTKELRELGELANADVLVDPQDLELDPISEASLTEDPMVAKNVEVLREFAARTPAGKPRRIHIKFLSSPVEVLGLERVEGLRVEKNELRERGGTLTAVGTGQTEVLPVGMVLRSVGYRGVALPGVPFDERRAVIPNALGRVTQEAGGEVLPGEYVAGWIKRGPTGVIGTNKADAAETVRSLLEDAPQLPPAAEPDPDAVTRYLEARGVAFVGFDHWLELNAYELEAGKAQGRPRVKVTRLEQMLQRRGKALR encoded by the coding sequence ATGAATATTGGTACAGCTGAGCGCCCTTTGCGCGTCGCCATCATCGGAGCCGGGCCGTCGGGGTTTTTCGCCGCCGAGGCCCTGCTCAAGGGTCCTCTAGAGGTCGCTATCGACCTCTTCGACCGCTTGCCCACCCCCTTCGGCTTGGTCCGCTACGGCGTCGCCCCCGACCACCAGAAGATCAAGAGCGTCACCCGGCTCTACCAGAAGACCCTGGACGACCCGCGGGTGCGCTTTTTCGGTCACGTCACCTTCGGCAAAGACGTCCTCAAAGAGGAGCTGCGCCGCTTTTACGACGCGCTCATCTACACCGTCGGCGCGCCCTCGGACCGCCCTTTGGGGATCCCCGGCGAGTCGCTCCGCGGTAGCTTGTCGGCGACCGAGTTCGTCGCCTGGTATAACGGTCACCCCGACTTCGCCGACCTAGACCCCGACGTGTCGGTCGGGAGCGTCGCGGTCATCGGTATGGGCAACGTGGCGGTTGACGTCACCCGCATCCTCGCCAAAACGGCCGACGAGCTCCGGCACACCGACATCGCCGACCACGCCATCGAGACCCTGCAGCGGAGCGCCGTGAGAGACATCTACATGCTCGGGCGGCGCGGCCCCGCGCAGGGCAAATTCACCACCAAAGAGCTGCGCGAGCTCGGCGAGCTCGCCAACGCCGACGTCCTGGTCGACCCCCAAGACCTCGAGCTCGACCCCATCAGCGAAGCGTCGTTGACCGAAGACCCCATGGTCGCCAAAAACGTCGAGGTGCTGCGCGAGTTTGCCGCGCGCACCCCGGCGGGCAAACCGCGCCGCATCCACATCAAGTTTCTAAGCTCCCCCGTCGAGGTTTTGGGTCTAGAGCGCGTCGAGGGGTTGCGCGTCGAGAAAAACGAGCTGCGCGAGCGCGGCGGCACCCTCACCGCGGTCGGCACCGGCCAGACCGAGGTGTTACCGGTCGGCATGGTGCTCCGCTCGGTCGGCTACCGCGGGGTCGCGCTGCCGGGTGTGCCCTTCGACGAGCGGCGCGCGGTGATCCCCAACGCGCTCGGCCGCGTGACGCAAGAAGCAGGCGGCGAGGTCCTCCCCGGCGAGTACGTCGCGGGGTGGATTAAACGCGGGCCGACGGGGGTGATCGGCACCAACAAAGCCGACGCCGCCGAGACCGTCCGCAGCCTCCTCGAGGACGCGCCGCAGCTCCCCCCCGCCGCCGAACCCGACCCGGACGCCGTGACGCGCTACCTCGAGGCCCGGGGCGTCGCTTTCGTCGGTTTCGACCACTGGCTCGAGCTCAACGCCTATGAGCTCGAGGCGGGCAAGGCGCAGGGGCGACCGCGGGTCAAGGTGACGCGGCTCGAGCAGATGCTGCAGCGCCGCGGCAAAGCGCTGCGCTGA
- a CDS encoding bacteriorhodopsin, translating into MTPSTQAWFWLGAMGMMVGALYFGLGAYSARKLHNGRAEIVFQLTFFACLVAVALYLALASGYGAIEGTFNTGEGAGTRTVWARYVAWTLSTPLLVTLFAYLGRSRLATTTALLGTNAAMVGAGFLATLAVGPSKYLFFVLGLGLYAALAYLLLRPYREEAHAHLPEHRAVIDRLIGAYVTLWALYPILWLLGPEGWRAYGATMEASLFTIFDLALKVGFGLLAAATLAHIDGGEPIRPAELGRSTRSPSH; encoded by the coding sequence ATGACACCCTCAACACAAGCGTGGTTCTGGCTCGGGGCCATGGGCATGATGGTCGGCGCCCTCTACTTCGGCCTAGGCGCCTACAGCGCGCGCAAGCTGCACAACGGCCGCGCCGAGATCGTTTTTCAGCTGACCTTTTTTGCGTGCCTCGTGGCCGTAGCGCTCTACCTCGCGCTGGCGTCGGGCTACGGCGCCATCGAGGGGACGTTTAACACCGGCGAAGGCGCGGGCACCCGCACGGTGTGGGCGCGTTACGTCGCCTGGACGCTCTCCACGCCGCTGCTCGTCACCCTCTTCGCGTACCTCGGCCGCAGCCGCCTCGCGACCACCACCGCGCTCCTCGGTACAAACGCCGCGATGGTCGGCGCCGGCTTTTTGGCGACGCTCGCGGTCGGGCCGAGCAAGTACCTCTTTTTCGTCCTGGGGCTCGGCCTCTACGCCGCGCTCGCCTATCTGCTGCTGCGCCCCTACCGTGAGGAGGCGCACGCGCACCTCCCCGAGCATAGAGCCGTCATCGACCGCCTGATCGGCGCCTACGTCACCCTCTGGGCGCTCTACCCGATCCTGTGGCTTCTGGGGCCCGAGGGGTGGCGCGCCTACGGCGCGACGATGGAGGCCTCCCTCTTTACCATCTTCGACCTCGCGCTCAAGGTCGGTTTCGGCCTCCTGGCCGCCGCCACGCTCGCGCACATCGACGGCGGCGAACCGATCCGCCCCGCCGAGCTCGGCCGCTCGACGCGCTCACCGTCGCACTAG
- a CDS encoding c-type cytochrome — translation MTHPARLVGSLLALAALSFGSALAPRGAGALGEALYGRRCAVCHGPTGLGLEEARLAFPESHRRCTQCHKSGGYKRLTYPINDRHMFDVGRAPPLRGPGALEALRDPAALRAYIQAAMPRHAPGTLSAAEADALATFLEGLRP, via the coding sequence ATGACCCACCCCGCGCGCTTGGTCGGCTCCCTCCTCGCGCTCGCGGCGCTCAGCTTTGGGAGCGCTCTAGCACCCCGTGGCGCCGGCGCGCTGGGCGAGGCGCTCTACGGGCGCCGCTGCGCCGTCTGCCACGGACCAACTGGCTTGGGGCTCGAGGAGGCGCGCCTCGCGTTTCCCGAAAGCCACCGCCGCTGCACGCAGTGCCACAAGTCGGGCGGCTATAAGCGCCTCACCTACCCCATCAACGACCGCCACATGTTCGACGTCGGGCGCGCGCCGCCGCTGCGCGGCCCGGGCGCCTTGGAGGCGCTCCGCGACCCCGCCGCTTTGCGCGCCTACATCCAAGCGGCGATGCCGCGCCACGCCCCGGGGACCCTCAGCGCGGCCGAAGCCGACGCCCTCGCGACGTTTCTCGAGGGGCTCAGGCCCTAG